A window from Leptothermofonsia sichuanensis E412 encodes these proteins:
- a CDS encoding phosphoribosylanthranilate isomerase: MNVFNASYDSVPPTTSLDKSMELRIKICGITKPEQGRAIAEMGVSALGFICARQSPRYVLPEQIRTVVAGLPLKPETEEVRCDRIGVFVNAGVEEISQVVTAGNLNGVQLHGNESPELCRQLRTRLPGIEIIKAVRVQTVEALEQVFQYQDWIDTLLLDAYHPHLYGGTGKPLDWQILQEFCPPVPWLLAGGLTPDNVLDALRQVSPDGIDLSSGLENFPGDKNLEKVRQLFSQVEAGGWSIRP, translated from the coding sequence TTGAACGTCTTCAATGCATCCTACGATTCAGTACCACCAACCACCAGCCTGGATAAATCAATGGAACTGCGGATTAAAATTTGTGGGATTACAAAACCTGAGCAGGGGCGGGCGATCGCTGAGATGGGTGTCTCTGCCCTGGGATTCATTTGTGCCCGGCAGTCCCCCCGTTATGTCCTGCCAGAGCAGATCAGAACCGTTGTGGCAGGGTTACCCCTGAAACCAGAGACAGAAGAGGTGCGGTGCGATCGGATTGGGGTTTTTGTGAATGCCGGTGTGGAGGAAATCAGTCAGGTGGTAACTGCTGGCAACCTGAATGGAGTTCAATTGCATGGCAACGAATCGCCTGAATTGTGCCGTCAACTTCGTACCAGACTTCCTGGCATTGAAATCATTAAGGCCGTCAGAGTCCAGACGGTTGAAGCCCTGGAGCAAGTCTTCCAGTATCAGGACTGGATCGATACCCTCCTGCTGGATGCCTATCATCCCCATTTGTATGGGGGAACTGGAAAACCCCTGGATTGGCAGATACTTCAGGAGTTTTGCCCACCCGTTCCCTGGCTTCTGGCAGGCGGGCTGACCCCCGACAACGTGTTAGATGCCCTCAGGCAAGTCAGCCCAGATGGGATTGACCTCTCCAGCGGACTGGAAAATTTTCCTGGCGATAAAAACCTGGAAAAGGTCAGGCAACTCTTCAGTCAGGTGGAAGCGGGAGGATGGAGTATCAGACCATGA
- the psaK gene encoding photosystem I reaction center subunit PsaK, whose protein sequence is MFSSSLLAVARTAEWSPGVAALMITACLFAVAIGRPAIKNRGVGPKLPVEGPASFEGFGVPELLATFSFGHILGAGLILGLSNAGLL, encoded by the coding sequence TTGTTTTCCTCATCTCTGTTAGCGGTTGCTCGCACGGCTGAGTGGTCACCTGGTGTGGCAGCGTTGATGATCACTGCCTGCTTATTTGCGGTTGCGATCGGTCGTCCAGCCATTAAGAATCGTGGAGTAGGACCCAAATTACCCGTGGAAGGACCCGCTTCATTTGAAGGGTTCGGTGTCCCTGAACTGCTGGCAACGTTTTCATTTGGACACATCCTTGGAGCCGGACTCATTCTGGGACTCAGTAACGCTGGTCTTCTATAA
- a CDS encoding BMP family protein has protein sequence MTSRFNRRYFLYGSAALGGSCLLKACGSPPATTPSSPVASPNGAAEAGKLKVAIVLPGIITDKAWNQAGYSGLDEIKSRLGAETAYVEKVGQADQVEALSDFARRGFNLVYAHGGQFDASIKQVAPQFPNTFFVGVNGAATGTNHASLLIDNLQASYLCGIIGAAMSKSDRMAYIAGQEFQATQEELRGFILGARSVKPAIQVSSTFTGDWNDAARAKEAAEALISTGADVIYQWLDNASPTVLQSCADKGIYAFGNTADQLEVAPKAVLTSAVKRIDLAIAKLAEFASKGELKGQVYALGLEESDILYLGKFNDVVPRDVRERVNTTEAAILAKKITFERCTEEGKETRCVKGTA, from the coding sequence ATGACTTCCAGATTTAATCGGCGCTATTTCCTGTATGGTTCAGCGGCTTTAGGCGGAAGTTGCCTCCTGAAGGCGTGCGGCAGCCCACCAGCCACGACCCCCTCCTCACCAGTGGCATCCCCGAATGGAGCAGCAGAGGCTGGCAAACTCAAGGTGGCGATCGTGTTACCAGGAATTATTACTGACAAAGCCTGGAACCAGGCTGGTTACTCAGGGCTGGATGAAATCAAATCCCGTCTGGGAGCTGAAACTGCTTACGTTGAAAAGGTTGGGCAGGCTGACCAGGTTGAAGCCTTGTCTGACTTTGCCCGCCGGGGATTCAATCTGGTTTATGCTCACGGCGGACAGTTCGATGCCTCCATCAAGCAGGTCGCTCCCCAGTTCCCCAATACTTTTTTTGTGGGGGTCAATGGGGCTGCCACAGGAACCAACCATGCCTCTTTGCTAATTGACAATCTGCAGGCAAGTTACCTGTGTGGCATTATTGGCGCTGCAATGAGCAAATCAGACAGGATGGCCTATATTGCAGGGCAGGAGTTTCAGGCAACCCAGGAAGAACTGCGTGGCTTTATCCTGGGTGCGCGGTCAGTCAAGCCAGCGATACAGGTCAGTTCAACGTTTACTGGAGATTGGAACGATGCTGCCAGAGCGAAGGAAGCGGCTGAAGCCCTGATCTCGACAGGAGCAGATGTCATTTACCAGTGGTTAGACAACGCCTCACCAACGGTGCTGCAAAGCTGTGCTGATAAAGGGATCTATGCTTTTGGCAACACAGCCGATCAGTTAGAGGTTGCCCCCAAAGCTGTATTGACCAGTGCGGTTAAGCGCATTGACCTGGCGATCGCCAAACTGGCCGAGTTTGCATCCAAAGGGGAACTCAAGGGACAGGTCTATGCCTTAGGGTTGGAAGAGTCTGATATTCTCTACCTGGGGAAGTTCAATGATGTAGTGCCCAGGGATGTCCGGGAACGGGTCAACACGACTGAAGCGGCCATCCTGGCTAAGAAAATTACCTTCGAACGCTGTACAGAAGAAGGTAAGGAGACTCGCTGTGTCAAGGGCACGGCTTAA
- a CDS encoding ACT domain-containing protein, producing MALGLKSSTLELLKRFNRAFPQFYEQFVSSEIQLQNLRLAYHLYRTKQAVIELKQEGSKSALHFAYRNQSFLLSDIFGVLAAYGLTIHSLSLYGQIYPPMLVFIKLIVSRSGKALTEKTAENVCRAIREALAGRFEVEEMLAVEFNLDAGLEQVETEFYVDPVFHLPALLIEADNQPGLFYKVMYAIWQEDLLVVNANLLVWRGRTRLILYLLGPNESLIPEYLGQKIAEGVKQRLLGRRF from the coding sequence ATGGCTCTAGGCTTGAAGTCATCGACACTGGAGTTATTAAAACGCTTCAATCGGGCGTTTCCCCAGTTTTATGAGCAGTTTGTCAGCAGCGAGATCCAACTGCAAAATCTGAGGCTGGCATACCACCTGTATCGGACCAAACAGGCCGTTATTGAGCTGAAGCAGGAAGGTAGCAAGAGCGCCCTCCATTTTGCCTACCGCAACCAATCGTTCCTTCTCAGCGATATTTTCGGTGTTCTCGCTGCCTATGGGCTGACGATCCACAGCCTGAGCCTGTATGGGCAGATTTATCCACCAATGCTGGTGTTTATTAAACTGATTGTGTCTCGCAGCGGCAAGGCTCTGACTGAGAAGACAGCAGAAAATGTCTGTCGGGCAATTCGAGAAGCCCTGGCAGGACGGTTTGAAGTTGAGGAAATGCTGGCAGTCGAGTTTAACCTGGACGCCGGGCTAGAGCAGGTTGAGACCGAGTTTTATGTTGACCCGGTGTTTCACCTGCCAGCCCTGTTGATTGAAGCCGACAACCAGCCAGGGTTGTTCTATAAGGTCATGTATGCCATCTGGCAGGAAGATTTGTTGGTGGTCAACGCCAATCTGCTGGTCTGGCGCGGGCGCACCCGTCTTATCCTGTATCTCCTGGGACCTAACGAAAGCCTGATCCCAGAATATTTGGGACAGAAAATTGCCGAAGGGGTAAAACAACGGTTGCTGGGCAGGCGATTTTAG
- a CDS encoding GNAT family N-acetyltransferase — protein sequence MGFWKSLFSSSDVPAVSKTLQIESYVSDSTGDRTSSRIFFSIDRDIDLYELEELCDAVGWSRRPLRKVRKAIQHSFLVVSMWEQRGTQRRLIGFSRATSDHAFNATIWDVVVHPDFQGKGLGKALMRQIIKKLRSEDISNITLFADPQVVDFYRNLGFMSDPEGIKGMFWYPD from the coding sequence ATGGGTTTTTGGAAAAGCCTGTTCAGTAGTTCTGATGTTCCTGCGGTGTCTAAGACATTGCAGATTGAGTCTTACGTTAGCGATTCGACTGGCGATCGCACCAGTTCGCGGATATTTTTTAGTATTGATCGGGATATTGACCTCTATGAACTTGAAGAATTGTGTGATGCGGTAGGATGGTCCCGCCGCCCTCTGCGGAAAGTTAGAAAAGCGATTCAGCACAGCTTCTTAGTCGTTTCAATGTGGGAACAACGGGGAACTCAACGTCGCCTGATTGGCTTTTCACGGGCAACCTCCGATCATGCGTTCAATGCCACCATCTGGGACGTGGTCGTCCACCCAGACTTCCAGGGGAAAGGCTTGGGCAAGGCATTGATGAGACAAATCATAAAAAAGTTGCGGAGTGAAGATATTAGCAACATTACTCTATTTGCAGACCCCCAGGTTGTTGATTTTTACCGAAATCTAGGGTTCATGTCTGACCCTGAAGGGATTAAAGGAATGTTCTGGTATCCAGACTGA